The Polynucleobacter sp. MWH-CaK5 region TCCCTTGAGGCTTTCCCCTTATCAAATAGATCAGTTATGACAGTTTTTTGTAAGAAATTTCCTACAAACAAATCAGAATCGTCTGATTACGTAGCAAAAAAATTAAATATACGATTTCAGGTCCTTTCATCACTTATTAGGAAAGTATTAGATGGACCTTAAAAAAGAAGAAAATCCTAAAGATTTCTTGAGTACTCGCGAAACCGCGAAGCACCTTCAAGTATCACTAGGTACCGTCCAAAAGATGGTTGAGACTGGCGAGTTATTGGCTTGGAAAACCCGAGGTGGTCACCGCCGTATTTTGATGTCCTCATTAGAGCAACTGCTGACCCGCCGAAGAATGGGCATCCGCGAACGCTGTGGCAATCAGTTCTTATTACTCTGTATTTTGCGGGGCGAAGAGCAGTTCGAAGACTTTAAAAAGTTCGTAGAGCCTTGGGAGTCCTCAGTCGATTTGCATTTATGCCATGACACCCTAGAAGCCTTGATGCAAGCGGTTTCCCTATCACCTGATGTGATTTATTTGGATTGGCGTATCAGCCCGGTTGAGCAAGTGCATTTACTGCATTATTTGCAAAGAAACCTGCATACCAGACATATCCCCACTTTGGTCGAGGCTGGGTTCTTAAAGCTCCACCCTCAAGTGACAAAGATTCCCCCAGAAGTGAAAGAATATCCACCCAATAAGGAACCTAAGATTTTGACCAATTCAATGATCAGGGGATATAAGAAAGATAAGTTACTTTTAGCCAAGGGCGAGCTTAATTTGCTTTATGCCCACAAGATAGAAACCTTGATTTTGGATTGCCTGGTGCAGAAATGCGAAGAGGCTGGAATATAAGCTCTGATCGCAAAAGATCTACATCAAAAGATCTGGAGAAAATATGAGTTTGTATGAATAAAAGGCCTGTTAATCTTCATTAACAGGCCTTTTATTATTGAGCTATTTACTACTATTTATTACTGCATTACTTCATGAGTAATCGGTATTAAATTGCAAATTGGGCGCGGTTTTGACCTTCGATCCATTTTGGCGCTTTGCCACGGCCAGTCCAGGTTTCGCCTGTGTTTGGATTGCGGTATTTAGCAGCAACCTTACCACCACGTGAGCCTGCAGGACCTTTGCGATTGAATATATCAGAGGCGCTCAAGTTATATTGTTCAATGATGGCTTTTGCCTTAGCAACGCCTTCTGCTTTTTCACGGGCTTTAGCTTCAAGGATTTGTTTCTCTAAAGATTCTTTTTGAGCTAATAACTCTTGATAAGTTGCCATTGATTCTCCAAATATTATATAAGTTTAATAAGTATTAATTTACTCAGCAGTTAATAAACCAGTTTGCTGAGCTATCTCATCAATTAATTATTGAGGATATTTATTATAGTAACTATTAAATACCTAATCGGC contains the following coding sequences:
- a CDS encoding helix-turn-helix domain-containing protein → MDLKKEENPKDFLSTRETAKHLQVSLGTVQKMVETGELLAWKTRGGHRRILMSSLEQLLTRRRMGIRERCGNQFLLLCILRGEEQFEDFKKFVEPWESSVDLHLCHDTLEALMQAVSLSPDVIYLDWRISPVEQVHLLHYLQRNLHTRHIPTLVEAGFLKLHPQVTKIPPEVKEYPPNKEPKILTNSMIRGYKKDKLLLAKGELNLLYAHKIETLILDCLVQKCEEAGI
- a CDS encoding H-NS family nucleoid-associated regulatory protein, coding for MATYQELLAQKESLEKQILEAKAREKAEGVAKAKAIIEQYNLSASDIFNRKGPAGSRGGKVAAKYRNPNTGETWTGRGKAPKWIEGQNRAQFAI